The genomic DNA ATGCTCATGCGAATGGTTGTCGCCGCACATAGAAACACTCCTTGGCTTGAAAATTGTTCAGCAAGAGACGGCGCCTATCACGTGGCCGGGCGGAACCCAGTTCCGACCGAACGTCCTTCCCGGACAACGCCGCCAGACCGCAAACCCTTTCCACTCAAGGCAATCCCCGTGCCAGCAGCTGAAATTATTCAATTCACTGATATAACGACATATTTACAGTTGATCGCACAAAAAAGGCAACGAAACCCCGTTGAACAACGGTATTCCGGTGTAGTTTCAACGAATTCTCGTCGATCCACGCGGTCCGGAAGGCGAGTAAGGGGATGACGCGCAGCCCGCGCCGGAAGATTTCGAATTGGCAAAGGGGGAAATTGCAACCCGCCCGGATGCCTCCTGAAAGGATAACCACCCGCCGTCACGGGAGCTTTACATGCGCTGCCTCCCGCCCCCACCCGAAACGCGCCCGACCGCGGCGGCAAGCCGTGAAACCGGGCATGCTCCTTGCTCAGTGAAGAGGACTCATTGCGAGTATCCATTCCAAAAGTTCACTCCCGCAGGTCGGCAGAGACATAATAAACGCCATCAACCAGCCTAAAACTCTCCGATTCCGTGCTGCGGGAGTGAACAACAAACTCAGGAGACGAAACGATGACCTATAACGAGATGCAAGCCGTATTGATGAAGGAACTGCGCCTGTACCACTACCCGGTCGCGGTCAAATTCTTCTTCGACGAAAACGAGCTGGAGACATTCCGGCGGAACGCACCGGAAATACACACGCCGCTCAAGCCCATGACTTTCTGTCAGTGGGAGATAGGCGCGCGGATGCAGGGACAGATCGTCTACTCCGATGTCGAAGGACTCGGCTGCGGCAACGCCAGGTATTGCTTCGGGTGGAAGGGGTTGGACGACGGCGAGATCAAGGGACACGCCAAATACGTCCGGGACCTTGACCAGGCCGAACGGTTCGTAAAGTCCAAGCACCGGCTCCGGGACGGCCTGTTGGGAGTCGCCGTGGCGCCGCTGGGTTCCATCGACGGCCTCTACGAGCCGGACACGGTGCACTTCTACTGTGACAACATGCAGGCGTACCACCTGGCCGTGGACTACATGGCCGCCACCGACACCCACCCGCTCCGCCCGAACATCACCATGAATTCCTCCGCCTGCGGCGGCAACGTCTTCACGTTCATGGAGCAGGAGTTCAACATGCTTCCCGCCTGCTCCGGCAGCTACAACGCGGGCAAGACCGAGCGCGGCGAGATCAACGTGATCATCCCCGGCGGCAAGTTCGCGGCCACCTTCCAGCGGCTCATGGACCGCATCGAAAAGACGAGCAGCTCCATCACCCGGCCCGGCGACGGGTTCCCCGGCGCGGACATTTGCAAGAACTGTCCGCTGATCATCTTCAAGAAGCGGTAACCCGCGCTAAACCGATATGATGACTGGCGGCCTCCCTCACGGGGGGCCGCTTTTTTCGTGCCGACGCCCATAACAAAAGAGGGACGGCCCGCCGTTTGGCGGACCGTCCCCTGCGTCGCGTGTATCGCTATGCGGCTGGGACTATCTCCAGCACAATTTCGACCGCGCCTCTTCGAAATCGGCAATGATCATGGCGGCGAGCTTTTTGGGATCGGTGTCCACCTTCATGCTGGAACCGAGCAGCTCCCGGGTGCCGCCATAGAGGAAGTCGCGCACCTTTTCCGAGCCCTGCACCGGCGCGTGCACGCAGTGGTAGGAGTCAAAACCGAGCATCCGGAACGCCAGCGCCGCGCCGACCCCCTTCTCGTTGGACCATTCCGGCGTGACCTCGGCAAAGGGCATGTCCTTCATCTGGTGTCCCGCGTACCCGGCAATCTCCCGGAACGTGGCCACGGCGTGGGCGTTGTCGATGCATTCGCCGAAATGCCAGACCGGCGGCAGCTCTCCCCTGAGGAATATCTGCAGTCGCTCGCCACACTTGTTGAGGGCCTTCTTGCTGCAGTATCCCAGCTTGGCCATGGGGAACGAGGCGCAGCCGTTGGTGAAGACCAGGACGTTGTTCTTGAGCAGGATGTCGACGACCTCCACGATGGCCTTTTCGTAGACGATCCGGGTGTTGGTGCATCCGGCGAGGTTGATGATGCCCTTGATCTGCCCGTTGATGATGGCGGACGCCACGCGCTCCATGCAGCCGTAGTGGGCGTCGAGGGTTTCCAGGCTGAAGCCCACTTCGGCCTCCATCTCGTGGTCGGGGATGTGCCGCTGGACATCCCGGCGATTGGTGAAGCTCTCTATGGCGCGGGTGACGATCCTGTCCGCCAGCTCGGGGAGCTTGTCCAGATCCTCCAGGTCGCGCCGGTAGCCGATGTGCTCGGCACCGGGCAGCCGGTTCGATTCGTTGGTGGTCACGACCACCGTCTTGTAGCAGTCGGCCACGTCCATGATGCCGGGGAAGACCTCCTGGATGTCCGCCAGCCACAGGTCGAGGGCGCCCGTGGCGAGCACCAGCTCCGAGCCGTTGGCGTTGGAGAGGGGAATGACGCCGCCAAGCCGGTAGAGCGAGGACAACCCGGAACAGCAGATGCCGTAGAACTGGATGCCCGCGGCCCCGGCCTCTTCCGCCATCTTCACGAATTTGTCCGAGCGGGCCGCCTCGATGACCTTGGTGGCCAGCATGGGGGCGTGCCCGTGGATGGCGATGTTGACGGTGTCCGTCTTCAGCGCGCCGAGGTTCGCCTTGACCGTGGTCCGCTTCGGGGTGCCGTAGAGACAGTCGCTGGCAATGGAGCCGCCGACCACGCTGTTCATGGAAAAGGCGATGCCCAGCCGCATAAACTGATCCATGGCCTTGCGCCAGTCGCCCTGGGTGCCGACCGTGGTCTGGTGCAGCGCCTCGAACACCTCATGATAGGAGCCAACAGGCAGCACGCCCAGCTTCTCCCAGGTCTGCCGCCGCTCGGGAGTGGCGACGGCCTCCAGCGTCCTGTGCGGCCCCGGCACGGTGCGGCTCATGTCCTCAAGCAGGATGTCCGCGATCTCGTTGGCCAGCTCCTCGATGCTCTTGTCCTTGGTGACCAGGTTGAAGGCGGCGGCCATTTTCCTGACCGCCTCCTTGCCGAGGATGGGGAGATCGACTTCCCCTGCGGCGGCCTTCTTCATGGTCAGCATGACTTCGCGCGCCCGCGCCCCATGGGCCGCCACGCCGCCGGCCGCCGCGCGCACCAGATTGCGGGCCACGATCAGGTCCGCATTGGCTCCGCATGTGCCCCGGGGAGAACGCTCCGTTATCTTGCATGGCCCGAGCGAGCAGATGCGGCAGCAGACGCCCGCAAGGCCGAAGGAGCAATGCGGCTTCTGCTTGTCGAAACGGTCGAAACAGTTCTCAACACCCTGCTCGTCCATGTATTTGACCATCTCCCGAACCGCCGGGTCCGGGGCCTGGTCCATCACGTCCGCCTTGCTGGCGAAGGTCTCACGGTAGGCTTTGACCGCTGCGGTATAGTCGGTGAAGTCATTATGGTCATGGTGATGTCCATGCTCATGGGAATGCTGTTCTTTCGCCATGTAATACCCCTTCTGGCTGTATTGATTGGAAAGGCCTCGGAATACGTTTGCGTTCACTCAGACCTTTCGCGAAGTAGAGCCGTAGTCAGGCAAGAGGTGTGCCAGTAGGGATGATTTCGTTATATACTGAATTTAATGTGGATTTATTTTTGAAACCAAAAACCGTAAACGGAATTTCGTTAATTCCGCTTTTCCCGCTGTCAATGCAACGGAATACCGTTTTTCCCGATGAAACAGAAAGGATAACAAATTGATTATTGCTTTTATTGAAACTCTATCTTTGATTTCACGGACACACAGCACAATCACTATGGAGAGGCCCATCGACGAGCTCCCGGCCGAACTGGCGCATCTGAGCTCAAACAGTGGCGATTCGCTCAGACCACGTATCAACCAAGTACCATTCCAAGCGGCACCCATGGTTTTAATGGTACATATGGCGTTTGCAACTCATTGAAATGCCGTAAGCATGCGGCCTACAGTTTGATTTTTTACAGCCTTCCACGAAGTTAACACCTGCCTAAATCGAAGTACTCCTTGCTTCATGAAGTCATGCCCGGGCTGTGTTGACATCGGCTAGAGTTGGTGCCTTTTTTTGGTTCATCCGGTTAAAGCGTACTTGGACTCATGAATGCCCATAATCCTGAGTTTGAAGAACTCAGTATCGCGGTAGCCGTAGGCCTGCCGTTTCAATGTCTTGATCTTGTTGTTTGTCCCTTCGATTGGACCTGATGAGATGGGGTGATCGTAGTAGGCAAGGATGCCGAAACGATACGCGGCAAGCGTCTTCGCCATGACCTGCAAGGGGCGAATCTCTGAGGCTTCGGCTCTAGCGATCCAATCAGCGATAACCTTTTCCGCTGTTGCCTTGTTCGGTTGGGACCAGAATTGTCGCAAATCCTCTTTCAGATAGTAGGCTGTCGCCAGTGGTTTGTTCAGCCGCAACGCTTCGTCCAGGCGTTGTTTCTCATCACGGCCTTCATCCAAGTTTTCCGGATTTTTCAGAAGAATCCAACGAGTGCCTTTGACTGCCTTCTTCTCAAGTGGTGACGAGAGTTCCCTGAATAGTTGACGGCGAATCTGGGTGATTTTCTCGTTCATCAATTTGACCACATGGAATCGGTCAAAAACAATGGCCACATTAGGCAAACTCTCCATGACGGCGCTGATGTAACCAACGTTCATGTCAGTCGCCACAGCCGCAATCTTGGCTCTGGTTTTCTTGAGTCGTTTCCAGAATGGAAGGATAGTTTCGCGGCTTCGACCTTCTCCGACGAAAACAACTGCGCCGCTTTCGAGATCCATGACCAACGTCAAATACTTCTGGCCTTTTCTGACACTGATTTCATCGATGGCAATGTATTTGAGCTTCCCCAATTTCGGCTTTGCGAAACGATGAAACAGATACCGTTTGAAAATTGATTTAATCGTGTCCCAACCGACGCCGAGCAGGTCGGCAACATCTTGTATTGTCATCTTTTTTGCCAGAGCAAGAGCGTAACGCTCAAATGCCTTGGTGTACCATCGTCTTGGTTCCGCGACTTGCACATCAATTAGTCGAACTACACCACAATTACGGCATCCTATCCGCTGCACAGGAATGACCAGCCAAACCGGTTTGAAACCGATGGGTACAGTCTGCACCCACCGCTCGGAAAAGCCTCGACGGATGATGTTTCTGGAACGACAGCAGGGACAACGAACAAGATCGTCTTTGGGTTGCACTTTCAGGATTATATTGCCTGCGATAAAATCCTGTCGAATGTAGTCGTAGCCTCGCAGGCCGAACGCGTGGTAGATGAAACTCGTGGACATGGCGACAGCTCCTTTTGATGGTCATTGGCGTGAACATCATTAGGACGCCATGTCCTTTCATTTTGTCAAAAGTACGCTCTGACCGGATGCCCCCCTTTGCCACTTGACATATCGACAAAAAGAGATATGCTGATATGTATGAATTTGGAAGAAATTTGTAAAGCGCTAGGGAATCCGGTGCGCCTCAGCATCATGGAATGGTTGAAGGAACCTGAAAAAAACTTCCAGCCCATGGTTCACCTGCCGGAAAATGAACGCGGCAAAGGATACGTTTGCGTAGGTGCCATACAGGAACGAGTAGGGATCACGCAGTCTACAACGTCGAGCTTTTTACGCAAGATGAAACAGGTTGGCCTGCTGCACAGCAAACGTATCGGACAATGGACCTACTACCGCCGGAATGAAGAGCGCATACAAGAGCTGGCGATATATATTGCCAACAAGCTTTAATCATTAAGGAGGCCTTGCGCTTCCTTTTTTACCATCACAACATATCGCAAATTCGCGATATGTAAATTTAGCGAGGAATAAGTACCATGAAACTGTTTGAGACAACACAGCTCGGCCCCATGACCTTGAAAAACCGTCTGTGGCGTTCCGCCACGTGGCTCAACATGGCTGACGATAAAGGTCACATTACGGAACAGCTCGAAAAAACATATATTGCTCTGGCTAAGGGCGGCGTGGGAACCATCATCACAGGCTATGCCTTTGTGCGCGAAGACGAGCAACCGAACCCCGGCATGCTGGGAATTTATGATGATGCATTCATTCCCGAATACAAAGAATTTGTGCAGAAATTGAAAGCCGAGGGCGCAAACGTTGTTATGCAGATTGTGTATGGCGGTTCCGCTACTGATTTTCAGCCGGAAGGACGCACCATATGGGGACCGTCTGCGGTACCGCATCCCATGTTCGGCACCATCCCTACGGAAATGTCTCAAGCCGACATACGAACACTGGTGGCCGATTTTGCACGGGCAGCACGGCGTGTAAAAGAAGCCGGATTTGACGGGGTGCAGCTTCATGGTGCGCACACCTACCTTTTCAGCCAGTTCTTAAGCCCGTATTACAATCGCCGTCAGGATGAATATGGCGGGAGCATTGAGAACAGAGGCCGCATCATCTTTGAAACTGTCCGCGCCATACGCGAAGAAGTAGGCGAAGAGTATCCCGTACTGATCAAGATGCATTGCTCCGACGACTGGGACGAGCACGGCCTGAGTGTTGAAGAAAGCATGGTTGTAGCAAAGGGGCTCGAACGGCTGGGGGTCAGCGCCATCGAATTCAGCGGCGGCAATCTGGATACCACAAACTATCCGGAAGCCAGCCCTATTCGTTCGGGCATCATCAAGCAGGAAAAACAATCATATTTTGCGAAAAAAACGGCGGAAATCGCGAAACATCTGACCATTCCCGTCATCTCTGTCGGAGGGCACAGAACTCCGGAAGTTCTTGAAACCCTATTGGAGGAAACTCCCATTCAATACTTCTCATTCTCCCGCACGCTCCTTTCCGAACCAGATCTGCCTAACCGCTGGCAGTCAGGCGATTACGGAAAACCCCGCTGTATTTCCTGCTCAAAATGCTGGCACCCTGACGGCAACATCTGCATTCTGGACAGACCGAAAAAGAGCTAAGGCTGTTCCTAAAACAAGCTTGTTCAGTAAACGTTCAGTAGTATCGTACTACATGACACAAACGACATAGCCTCTGGAAAAAACAGTAATATCTCACACTGCAATGTTCACGTTTTCGGTTAGCCTTGAAAGTTTGGCTCAAGCTGAGCGTAAGAAACAGAACACAAGAAGACCAGCCATAGAGATATGGCTGGTCTTCTTGTTGCTTGATTTTGTCAAAAGTACGCTCGAGTCGGATGAACCCTTTTTTTGCTAAAATAAAAGGATATTCCTATCAAGACATGTGTGAAAAAATGTGTAACAACATCCCCGAAATTCCCGAAAATCACTAGGGATCACCATAAATCACCTAAAAGTAAGTCCCTGCCATATTAAAAAACACGGCAGGGACTAGGTTTTCAGAAACGTGGTGGGTACTTTTTGGAAGGCTTCCACGGATTTGTGCTGGTTGGGCGGCTGAAAACCCGTGTGTTCGATGTACATTTGATGAAACCATTTATGGCGATTGCTATGCAGCGTCGTAAATTCAATTACGTCCAGTCCCCTTTTTTTTCGAAAGAAAATCTTCGTATGTCATGAAACTACGTTTACTCGGATCGTCGGAGTTGCAAAACGAAATCCATTTCACCGGAGTTCCATCCGGCTTCAAAGGCCATTCTTCGGCTTTTTGGACCTTTTTACTTCGGGTTGCCAACCATTTTTGCAGGTCTTCCTGGTCCCAGTCATGATAAGTGACCTCTGGTGAGGCGGAAGTTCCGTCCAGCTTAACAAAGGGTCCATTTTCAACAATAGATTTGGGTGGAACGGGGGTCTTATAAAGGAATCTCTGCCACACGACCTCTTCATTTACTTTCCGCGGTGGTGGGCAGAAGCATGCATAATATATGGTCCTATCGGGCATGTCCGTGTGTTCACCACCAATTTCAAAGACAGCAACACGATCGGGGAAAAAGGTTATTTTGCGGACAACCCGTCTCAACTCGGCGGTCAACTCTCCGCGAAGTCTTGACGCTTCTTCCTCATCTGCATTTTTCAACTTTTCGGCCAAGGCCGTGATGTTTGACTGCCTTTTTTGGATAGACGGCTTTACCTGGCTTTCCGCAAGTCGATCTTCAAGGTCTAGGATTCTTTCCTTACAGCCCCTAACGTCCTCGTGCATGTCCCGGATGCGTTGCTCGACTTGCGGGATGGAGTCGGCCCCGAAAGACTCGACTAGCTTGTCCAAGGTTCTCGTGCTTTCCGCTAGTTCGGTTTGCGCCTTTGTCAGTTCCTCCTGAAGGTCCGGCTTATGGATTGTCTTTTCCTCGCCGATGGAGTCCAGGTCGATTTCCCGCAGGAGGCCATCAAGGAGCGCTTGTTCAATCCGGGCATACTGGTGGAATGAGGCGTGTTCACAGTTCGTCCCGCGACTCCGGCCGTCACAAACTAGATATTTGTCTTTCGGACGGGCAGTGCGCAAACGCATGGCACACCCACACAATCCGCAACGAGCGACTTTCCTGAAAATATTGGTCACAAACCCCTTTTTCCCCTTCCCTCCCGTGTCGGGCTTCAATTTCCTCCGCTTGGAAGCGGCCCTTGCCCTAAGCCATGTCTCCTCGTCAATCACCCGGGGCCAGTAGCCATGTACGGGGTCGCCGAACGGAACCCGCTTCCCCCCTTGGCGTTTACCACCAGTGTACGGCTGGTATTCACCTAAAACCGATCTTTCATCGACGATTTTGCCAACGTATGAAGCCGACCAACCGTTTTTGGAACGGCCCCAAGTCGGAATCTTCTCTTCGTTAAAACGCATGGCGATCATGCGTCTTCCGTACCCGGTGATCGTCTCTGCGAACATCCGCTTGATCAACTCCGCTCTTTCCGGGATCAGGATGTATTTACCCTGGTCAGCGGAATACTCGACCCACGCCGGGTGGAGACCTCCGATCGGGACCCCTTTGTTGGCCAAACGGTGCTTGTTGTCCCACATCGCACCGAGTCGTTCGGATTTCCGCTCGGACTCCTCGTTAGCCCTCGCCATGATCCCGAGGCAAATCAGCAGATCACTGAAATTGTCGTTGATATTCTCATGCGTGTATGTTTTCCCGTTTTCAAGGGTATGGATTTTTATGCCAGCACGGACGATCTCACGGAAAACGTCGAAAGCGTCCAAAACCTTGGCGCGGGAAATCCGGTCCAACGACTCAACGACTAGGACCGAACCGCTTGGGATTTTGCTTTCGCGAACAAGAGACAGGAACTGTCCCAGCGCCCCTTCGGTGACGTTGGCCGATGTGTATGCCGACACACCAAGGTCCCGCAGATCATCATCAAGAATAAGCTCGTTGGCTTGCACGTATCTCTGTGTCGCCTCAAGTTGCCTTCGCAAGCTGTCGCCATGAAGCTGTTTTTTCGACGACATCCTTATGTAGCTGTATGCCTTGGGTTTTTTCTTGTTAAATTTTGACATGGCCACATGTTAAATTGTTGTCCAAATAAAAACAAGTCCATACTATTGTTTCTATAACTCTTATCATCGGAAGAGTCTATGACCTGCGTCAATTTATAACTCGAACCGGATTGATCACGTTTGCAAAATTTAATGGAGTTGACACACCTTACGCCGTCAAGTTGGCTTCACATCCCTTGAGCCAGAGTCGGCTCCGCCATCCCTCTCGCCGTCGCCTGCGCGGATGACGACGCAAGCAAAGTCGAGAAGGCAAGGCCGACCGGCCAAAGCCGGTCGCCCGAAGGGCTTGGCCTTGTCATCTCGACTGCTTGTGTCACGCTCGCGGAAAAATCGGCAGGAGGGGCAAATATCCTGTCAACGAACCTTGCTCGGCGATTTCCCGGGGTGATAAGACAGGGCATAACCAGTCAGGTTGAGTAACCAGAAGGAGGTAAGAATCGCGTTCAGGCGCGTTCATAAGTTTTGACGAAGTCTAAACTGATGAACGCTTAAGTAGGCACTAACGTGCCGGAACACCAAACACTTCGCTGCCGTTCATTTCCAAACGGCACACTTTCACATCCAAACGCCAGGCTGGAACACAGCACCCCCGCCGGACAAACGACAGGTGTCTAGAAATCTGCCGTTGTCGAAATTCCCCCACGGCCACCGCTTTATACGCAGGACGAACGAGCCTGCGTGGTGGCACCCCTTATTGAATGGATTCTCAGGATTTTTCCTTCTGTGGGAAACGGACATTGATTTGTCCCGTGTCGGTTGTTGTGTGGCGCATTCGCGCCATGGGCAGGTCATTTCCCGGCAAACGGGGAAGGTTCGACCTGCTTTGTCCCGGGGCACTGCCCCGAACTTCAGGAAGGAGAATTCCATGACAAAATCCATCAGTCTGGTACTGGGCGTGAACAGGGCAACCCTGTCCGGTTCGCGTTCCAAGCAACACAGGGTCCGTCAGAATGCCCGAGCCTTTGCCAAGCGGCTTCGCCGTGAAGGGTTCGGGGTTTGCAAATGGACCAATGTCACGAATAAGCATTTCGCGGCTGTTGCCTGGCAAATGCAGGAAGAAGGCAAGGGTGACGGGCGTATCGCCGAACTTTTTTCGGCGGCCCGTGATCTGTGCAAGGCCTACGGGAATACCGGCATCAGCCCGACCAACGACGTGTTCGACGTTCGGCGGGGCAGCATTGCCAACGCCATAAGTAAAGCGGTTGCCCCCGCCTTCGTGCAGGGGGCAATCGACAAGCTGGAAAACGAGCTTGGCTATGAATACGGTCCCCGGTGTGCCGCCCAAATCCGCCTGCAATGGGAACTGGGCCTTCGTCGGGAAGAATCGGCAAAAATCGATTTGGTCAGCGATTGGGATAGGGAAGGGCGTAGCCTTCTTGTCCAGTATGGGACGAAAGGGGGACGGCCAAGGACGCTGACCAATCTGTCCGACAAGCAGCAGGAAGCCCTGGAACGGGCGTTGCCATATGTCAGCCAGTCCGACAGGCCGGGGGTCCACACCCTTATGCCTGAAGGGATGGGCGACAAGTGGCAGGAAAAGCTGTCCTACGCGGCCAGGTTGTGCGGGTTCACCAAAAAAGAAAGCGGGTGGACGCTGCACAGCAATCGTCATGAACGGTTTCACCGCATGTATGTCGAGCACACGGGCTTCCAGCCGCCCAACCAGCACGAATCCGTGGAAGCCTTCCAGAAGGCCGCGCGGGACACGGCTGGGGATGAATGGCCTCGACTCGATGCTG from Paucidesulfovibrio longus DSM 6739 includes the following:
- a CDS encoding DUF169 domain-containing protein, which translates into the protein MTYNEMQAVLMKELRLYHYPVAVKFFFDENELETFRRNAPEIHTPLKPMTFCQWEIGARMQGQIVYSDVEGLGCGNARYCFGWKGLDDGEIKGHAKYVRDLDQAERFVKSKHRLRDGLLGVAVAPLGSIDGLYEPDTVHFYCDNMQAYHLAVDYMAATDTHPLRPNITMNSSACGGNVFTFMEQEFNMLPACSGSYNAGKTERGEINVIIPGGKFAATFQRLMDRIEKTSSSITRPGDGFPGADICKNCPLIIFKKR
- the cooS gene encoding anaerobic carbon-monoxide dehydrogenase catalytic subunit — encoded protein: MAKEQHSHEHGHHHDHNDFTDYTAAVKAYRETFASKADVMDQAPDPAVREMVKYMDEQGVENCFDRFDKQKPHCSFGLAGVCCRICSLGPCKITERSPRGTCGANADLIVARNLVRAAAGGVAAHGARAREVMLTMKKAAAGEVDLPILGKEAVRKMAAAFNLVTKDKSIEELANEIADILLEDMSRTVPGPHRTLEAVATPERRQTWEKLGVLPVGSYHEVFEALHQTTVGTQGDWRKAMDQFMRLGIAFSMNSVVGGSIASDCLYGTPKRTTVKANLGALKTDTVNIAIHGHAPMLATKVIEAARSDKFVKMAEEAGAAGIQFYGICCSGLSSLYRLGGVIPLSNANGSELVLATGALDLWLADIQEVFPGIMDVADCYKTVVVTTNESNRLPGAEHIGYRRDLEDLDKLPELADRIVTRAIESFTNRRDVQRHIPDHEMEAEVGFSLETLDAHYGCMERVASAIINGQIKGIINLAGCTNTRIVYEKAIVEVVDILLKNNVLVFTNGCASFPMAKLGYCSKKALNKCGERLQIFLRGELPPVWHFGECIDNAHAVATFREIAGYAGHQMKDMPFAEVTPEWSNEKGVGAALAFRMLGFDSYHCVHAPVQGSEKVRDFLYGGTRELLGSSMKVDTDPKKLAAMIIADFEEARSKLCWR
- a CDS encoding ISL3 family transposase, whose translation is MSTSFIYHAFGLRGYDYIRQDFIAGNIILKVQPKDDLVRCPCCRSRNIIRRGFSERWVQTVPIGFKPVWLVIPVQRIGCRNCGVVRLIDVQVAEPRRWYTKAFERYALALAKKMTIQDVADLLGVGWDTIKSIFKRYLFHRFAKPKLGKLKYIAIDEISVRKGQKYLTLVMDLESGAVVFVGEGRSRETILPFWKRLKKTRAKIAAVATDMNVGYISAVMESLPNVAIVFDRFHVVKLMNEKITQIRRQLFRELSSPLEKKAVKGTRWILLKNPENLDEGRDEKQRLDEALRLNKPLATAYYLKEDLRQFWSQPNKATAEKVIADWIARAEASEIRPLQVMAKTLAAYRFGILAYYDHPISSGPIEGTNNKIKTLKRQAYGYRDTEFFKLRIMGIHESKYALTG
- a CDS encoding ArsR/SmtB family transcription factor, with the protein product MNLEEICKALGNPVRLSIMEWLKEPEKNFQPMVHLPENERGKGYVCVGAIQERVGITQSTTSSFLRKMKQVGLLHSKRIGQWTYYRRNEERIQELAIYIANKL
- a CDS encoding NADH:flavin oxidoreductase: MKLFETTQLGPMTLKNRLWRSATWLNMADDKGHITEQLEKTYIALAKGGVGTIITGYAFVREDEQPNPGMLGIYDDAFIPEYKEFVQKLKAEGANVVMQIVYGGSATDFQPEGRTIWGPSAVPHPMFGTIPTEMSQADIRTLVADFARAARRVKEAGFDGVQLHGAHTYLFSQFLSPYYNRRQDEYGGSIENRGRIIFETVRAIREEVGEEYPVLIKMHCSDDWDEHGLSVEESMVVAKGLERLGVSAIEFSGGNLDTTNYPEASPIRSGIIKQEKQSYFAKKTAEIAKHLTIPVISVGGHRTPEVLETLLEETPIQYFSFSRTLLSEPDLPNRWQSGDYGKPRCISCSKCWHPDGNICILDRPKKS
- a CDS encoding recombinase family protein, which encodes MSKFNKKKPKAYSYIRMSSKKQLHGDSLRRQLEATQRYVQANELILDDDLRDLGVSAYTSANVTEGALGQFLSLVRESKIPSGSVLVVESLDRISRAKVLDAFDVFREIVRAGIKIHTLENGKTYTHENINDNFSDLLICLGIMARANEESERKSERLGAMWDNKHRLANKGVPIGGLHPAWVEYSADQGKYILIPERAELIKRMFAETITGYGRRMIAMRFNEEKIPTWGRSKNGWSASYVGKIVDERSVLGEYQPYTGGKRQGGKRVPFGDPVHGYWPRVIDEETWLRARAASKRRKLKPDTGGKGKKGFVTNIFRKVARCGLCGCAMRLRTARPKDKYLVCDGRSRGTNCEHASFHQYARIEQALLDGLLREIDLDSIGEEKTIHKPDLQEELTKAQTELAESTRTLDKLVESFGADSIPQVEQRIRDMHEDVRGCKERILDLEDRLAESQVKPSIQKRQSNITALAEKLKNADEEEASRLRGELTAELRRVVRKITFFPDRVAVFEIGGEHTDMPDRTIYYACFCPPPRKVNEEVVWQRFLYKTPVPPKSIVENGPFVKLDGTSASPEVTYHDWDQEDLQKWLATRSKKVQKAEEWPLKPDGTPVKWISFCNSDDPSKRSFMTYEDFLSKKKGTGRN
- a CDS encoding integrase domain-containing protein, translating into MTKSISLVLGVNRATLSGSRSKQHRVRQNARAFAKRLRREGFGVCKWTNVTNKHFAAVAWQMQEEGKGDGRIAELFSAARDLCKAYGNTGISPTNDVFDVRRGSIANAISKAVAPAFVQGAIDKLENELGYEYGPRCAAQIRLQWELGLRREESAKIDLVSDWDREGRSLLVQYGTKGGRPRTLTNLSDKQQEALERALPYVSQSDRPGVHTLMPEGMGDKWQEKLSYAARLCGFTKKESGWTLHSNRHERFHRMYVEHTGFQPPNQHESVEAFQKAARDTAGDEWPRLDAEARDEIEVTAGHSAGRRDVSDAYLGSSQ